One Amaranthus tricolor cultivar Red isolate AtriRed21 chromosome 10, ASM2621246v1, whole genome shotgun sequence genomic window carries:
- the LOC130825093 gene encoding uncharacterized protein LOC130825093, whose translation MHVEVSSSNPSMGLSGSGALSHVYAQYPPMRCNIPGSKGLFYDDGNKLLLSPTSDQVYSWKVAPFDPNVEPTSDPISEGPILSVRYSLDGKILAIQRSSYEIQFWNKEKDISFRHMCKPESEKILGFFWTDCPSCNFIIVKTSGMDFLAYDSESQNIQLIKSKRVNVSWYIYTHESRLVLLASGMQCKSFIGFQLSSAGIISLPKFDMLMAKSETNSKPVLASQDIHVVTLYGRIYCLQVDRVAMLLHCYRFYRDAIVPQGSLPIYSSEVSVSVVDNVLLVHQVDAKVVILYDLFAESRTPVSAPLPLLLRGYPKASISSTIPGNDDGHSELKPTNPDEMTIYRDGWTFLNPDLICDTTSGLLWKIHLDLDAISASSSEVSSLLEFLQRRKLEASKAKQLCLGLLRTVILEHRAVGVVAQAMDILMNFYSRAIKTGSYFKGVRSDKMLSSDTQPVHNPKIAADESSREESRGPVETDSSVVPDEHINKSSFLDSDSEGMAGPSSTNSKLVKDAESSGTTAQLPGSSNVPLDVNNTEQPESQIISAAISPDELCRFVLSPVDEELVGDPSYLVAIIVEFLRSAIQERIRVCPSLYVLMIRLLIRAERYGELGLFVIDKIIEPSKEVAYQLVESGRQHLPTRKLSMDMLRQLFLHHDYVLSLLQDGYYLEALRYARKHKVISVRPSLFLEAAYASNDSQHLASVLRFFSDFMPGFKTTSDHVTYCEILNQMNAPYVAA comes from the exons ATGCACGTTGAAGTTTCAAGTTCCAACCCCAGCATGGGCTTAAGCGGGTCAGGTGCTCTTTCACATGTTTATGCCCAATATCCACCTATGAGGTGCAACATCCCTGGTTCAAAGGGCTTATTCTATGATGATGGGAATAAGTTGTTGCTGTCCCCAACATCTGATCAG GTTTATTCATGGAAAGTTGCACCTTTTGATCCTAATGTTGAACCTACATCTGATCCAATTAGTGAAGGTCCCATATTGTCTGTTCGATACTCTCTGGATGGTAAAATTTTGGCAATTCAGCGGTCAAGTTATGAGATTCAATTTTGGAATAAGGAGAAAGACATCTCATTCCGCCACATGTGTAAGCCCGAATCAGAGAAGATTCTTGGATTTTTCTGGACAGATTGCCCTAGTTGTAATTTTATAATTGTGAAAACAAG TGGGATGGACTTTTTGGCTTATGATTCTGAATCACAAAATATTCAATTGATCAAATCCAAGCGTGTAAATGTGAGTTGGTACATTTACACACATGAATCTCGTCTGGTTCTGCTTGCTTCGGGGATGCAGTGCAAAAGTTTCATTGGATTCCAG CTTTCATCTGCTGGAATCATTTCCTTGCCCAAGTTTGATATGCTTATGGCCAAGTCTGAGACAAACAGCAAGCCAGTCTTAGCTTCTCAAGATATTCATGTTGTCACACT TTATGGAAGAATATACTGCTTGCAAGTTGATAGGGTGGCCATGCTGCTCCATTGCTACAGATTTTATCGTGATGCTATTGTACCGCAG GGCTCCTTACCCATATATTCAAGCGAAGTGTCTGTGAGTGTGGTTGATAATGTGCTGCTTGTTCATCAAGTGGATGCAAAGGTTGTTATACTATATGACCTATTTGCAGAGTCCAGGACCCCAGTATCTGCTCCACTTCCCCTTCTTTTAAGGGGTTATCCAAAAGCGAGCATATCATCCACAATCCCGGGTAACGATGACGGACATTCAGAGCTAAAACCAACGAATCCTGATGAAATGACCATATACAGAGATGGATGGACATTTTTGAATCCAGATCTGATATGTGATACCACTAGTGGACTTTTGTGGAAGATTCATTTAGACTTGGAT GCTATATCCGCTAGTAGCTCAGAAGTATCCTCTCTGCTCGAATTCTTGCAGCGACGGAAGCTAGAAGCCAGTAAG GCTAAGCAATTATGCTTGGGTCTATTAAGGACTGTCATTTTGGAGCACAGAGCAGTTGGTGTTGTTGCACAGGCAATGGATATTCTTATGAACTTTTACTCTCGAGCAATTAAGACAGGGAGTTATTTCAAGGGGGTACGATCAGATAAGATGCTTTCTTCTGATACCCAGCCTGTGCATAACCCAAAAATTGCTGCTGATGAATCATCCAGGGAAGAATCAAGAGGACCTGTTGAAACCGACTCCTCTGTAGTTCCTGATgaacatataaataaatcaaGTTTTTTAGATTCAGATTCAGAGGGGATGGCCGGTCCAAGTTCAACAAACAGTAAATTGGTCAAAGATGCTGAAAGTTCCGGTACAACAGCTCAATTGCCTGGTTCCAGTAATGTCCCATTGGATGTGAATAATACAGAGCAGCCTGAATCTCAGATCATCTCTGCGGCCATTTCACCTGATGAGCTTTGCCGTTTTGTATTGTCTCCTGTTGATGAAGAGTTGGTCGGGGATCCTTCTTATTTGGTTGCTATCATTGTTGAATTCCTTCGCAG TGCTATTCAGGAAAGAATTAGAGTGTGTCCTAGTTTATATGTTTTGATGATTCGACTGCTAATACGTGCCGAACGATATGGAGAATTGGGCTTGTTCGTCATTGATAAG ATCATCGAACCTTCAAAAGAAGTAGCATACCAACTAGTAGAGTCTGGCCGTCAGCATCTTCCAACAAGGAAACTAAGCATGGACATGCTTAGGCAACTATTTTTGCACCATGATTATGTGCTGTCGCTACTGCAGGATGGATATTATCTTGAAGCTTTACGTTATGCACGCAAACACAAG GTCATCTCTGTCCGGCCGTCTTTGTTTCTTGAAGCTGCTTACGCCTCGAATGATTCACAACATCTAGCTTCGGTATTAAGATTTTTTTCGGACTTCATGCCTGGCTTCAAAACCACATCAGATCATGTTACATATTGTGAGATTCTGAACCAGATGAATGCTCCTTATGTAGCTGCTTAA